In Arcanobacterium wilhelmae, the following are encoded in one genomic region:
- a CDS encoding gluconeogenesis factor YvcK family protein: protein MRDIGYAGRRVVAFGGGHGLYATLSALRILTRNITAIVTVADDGGSSGRLRNEMEILPPGDLRMALSALCDDSQWGLTWRSVLQHRFTTSGELNGHSLGNLLIAAIWQEIGDPVAGLDLVGQLLTTHGRVLPMSAVPLSLTAHIERDGVVETVHGQSVIAKLGEAISQVSLSPANPPARPEALRAIDEADWVIFGPGSWYTSVIPHLLVPELRGAVAHTAAKRMLVVNLAPDLETRAMSSADLVRSFHAHAPDMALDIVLVDPSVVGDHADLREAVRRCGAELLVWPVKRDVAKHDPLTLAAALREAFETA, encoded by the coding sequence ATGCGCGACATCGGATATGCAGGGCGGCGTGTGGTCGCCTTCGGCGGAGGGCATGGCCTGTACGCCACACTTTCTGCGTTGCGGATTCTGACGCGAAACATCACTGCGATCGTCACTGTGGCCGACGACGGCGGCTCTTCTGGCCGGTTGCGTAACGAGATGGAGATCTTGCCACCAGGGGATCTGCGCATGGCTCTGTCGGCGCTTTGCGACGATTCTCAATGGGGGCTCACCTGGCGTAGCGTGCTCCAGCACCGTTTCACGACGTCGGGGGAACTCAACGGGCATTCCCTTGGCAACCTGCTGATCGCAGCTATCTGGCAGGAGATCGGAGATCCTGTTGCGGGCCTGGATCTGGTCGGCCAGTTGCTGACCACTCACGGCCGCGTTTTGCCGATGAGTGCAGTGCCGTTGAGCCTCACGGCACACATCGAGCGCGACGGCGTCGTCGAAACGGTTCACGGGCAGTCAGTGATCGCGAAGTTGGGAGAGGCGATCTCACAGGTCTCGCTTTCTCCGGCAAATCCTCCGGCGCGTCCGGAAGCGTTGCGGGCAATCGACGAGGCGGATTGGGTTATTTTTGGCCCAGGTTCCTGGTATACGTCGGTGATTCCACATTTGTTGGTTCCCGAACTCCGCGGCGCTGTGGCACACACGGCTGCCAAGCGTATGCTTGTGGTCAATCTTGCCCCTGATCTTGAGACTCGCGCGATGAGCTCGGCAGATCTGGTGCGTTCATTCCATGCGCATGCTCCGGATATGGCTCTCGACATTGTGTTGGTCGATCCGTCGGTTGTTGGCGACCATGCGGATTTGCGTGAAGCGGTTCGAAGGTGTGGTGCGGAGCTTTTGGTGTGGCCAGTCAAGCGCGACGTCGCCAAGCACGATCCGCTCACACTCGCTGCGGCGCTCCGCGAGGCATTCGAGACCGCTTGA
- the whiA gene encoding DNA-binding protein WhiA — translation MPALTVAVQDELSGVFPQSATSAIAEIAAMFRFSGGLEINNGVVTLEAELYHPGAVRHLAHLISRILRIEPEILTVKSKTRGQNQYFLRINRDGEKIARLLGLLDTHGRPVRGLPPQIVAGSKADAAAAWRGAFLARGTLMEPGRNGALEVTCPSLEASYGLGGLARRLGITYRARESRGAQRVDIREGEQIAQILIRMGATRTLAQWNELRSEREDQGQSNRLANFDDANMRRSADAAVVAVIRVQRAFEILGDAVPENLRQAGEFRIKYPHDSLNVLGERLTPPATKDAVAGRLRRLNTMADKLAEQQGIPSTLDAVAEAERQTHPLCAD, via the coding sequence ATGCCAGCTCTTACTGTCGCTGTACAGGACGAACTTTCGGGCGTGTTTCCTCAATCTGCAACGTCGGCTATCGCCGAGATCGCGGCGATGTTTCGGTTTTCCGGCGGGTTGGAAATCAATAACGGCGTCGTCACGCTCGAGGCTGAGCTATATCACCCAGGCGCGGTGCGCCATCTTGCGCATCTGATCTCGCGCATCTTGCGAATCGAGCCTGAGATCCTCACAGTCAAGTCGAAGACTCGCGGCCAGAACCAATATTTTTTGAGAATCAACCGCGACGGCGAGAAGATCGCCCGTTTGCTCGGGCTCCTTGATACTCATGGGCGGCCGGTGCGCGGCTTGCCTCCTCAGATCGTCGCCGGTTCGAAGGCTGACGCAGCGGCAGCGTGGCGAGGGGCTTTCCTTGCGCGTGGAACACTCATGGAGCCTGGGCGTAACGGCGCACTCGAGGTCACGTGTCCGTCACTCGAAGCGAGCTATGGTCTTGGCGGCTTGGCCCGCCGGCTTGGGATTACTTACCGTGCTCGGGAATCGCGTGGGGCTCAGCGGGTTGATATCCGCGAGGGGGAACAGATCGCGCAGATTCTGATTCGAATGGGAGCAACACGCACCCTTGCCCAGTGGAATGAGCTCCGTTCCGAGCGCGAAGATCAGGGACAGTCGAACCGGCTAGCGAACTTCGACGATGCGAACATGCGCCGCAGCGCGGATGCTGCGGTGGTTGCAGTGATCCGCGTGCAACGAGCGTTTGAGATCCTCGGCGATGCGGTTCCCGAAAATCTTCGGCAAGCGGGCGAGTTCCGGATCAAGTATCCTCACGACTCGCTCAATGTGTTGGGGGAGAGGCTCACACCTCCCGCAACCAAAGATGCAGTGGCAGGTCGCCTGCGCCGTCTGAACACGATGGCTGACAAACTCGCGGAGCAACAGGGGATCCCGTCGACGCTCGACGCTGTAGCAGAGGCCGAGCGCCAAACGCATCCGCTCTGCGCTGATTGA